From the Ammospiza caudacuta isolate bAmmCau1 chromosome 26, bAmmCau1.pri, whole genome shotgun sequence genome, one window contains:
- the LOC131568148 gene encoding LOW QUALITY PROTEIN: thrombopoietin receptor-like (The sequence of the model RefSeq protein was modified relative to this genomic sequence to represent the inferred CDS: inserted 1 base in 1 codon): MSSTYCRTTYKDGDIVTWRLVQANTWVVLRGLEPGMRHHIQLCSKPDGTSMDGVWGPWSQALAAETPHSSGDIGLCCRTPYLRHERCEWSWDPAEPHSSHQLLYRPPPSGAGTREDAWQQCEEVSRGAQGTYACTFQPKAGSAISVLVNVTRTHMLPTLSYFKEPFWLHQAAMLTDAPQLVQATVSQGRLSVQWLPPLELPAEQLDYQVRYAMKKSHDWKVLQVPRAARKEVLDLRPGSRYPAQVRAQPSGPWYXGSWSAGTKPVVVDAVADAGKGQGWRGARGRGLRGAQRWWLWERLQFRHSSADAGWLSPSVTVVPLLFSTALLGLCCTFPSLYSNMKPKLRPPVPELHRALGSFLQESSKHGQASHAFEKQPPEETVPPCLLEVLPGPPPEHSGGRLSSTDMANQSYLLMSGWEPRAATTAPTPP, translated from the exons ATGTCGTCCACGTACTGCAGGACTACATACAAGGATGGGGATATTGTTACCTGG aggctggtccaGGCCAACACTTGGGTGGTGCTCCGGGGCCTGGAGCCAGGGATGAGGCACCAcatccagctgtgcagcaagCCCGACGGTACCTCCATGGACGGCGTCTGGGGGCCCTGGTcacaggctctggctgcagagaccccccactcctccg gagacatcgggctgtgctgcagaaccccTTACCTGCGGCACGAGCGCTGCGAGtggagctgggaccctgcagagccccacagctcccaccagctcctctacCGGCCACCTccgagcggggctggcacaag GGAAGATGCATGGCAACAGTGCGAGGAGGTaagcaggggggcacagggcacctatGCCTGCACTTtccagcccaaggctggcagtgccatctctgTCCTGGTGAATGTCACCAGGACCCACATGCTGCCCACACTCAGCTACTTCAAGGAGCCCTTTTggctgcaccaggctg CAATGCTCACAGATGCCCCACAGCTTGTGCAGGCAACAGTGTCGCAGGGCCGGCTGAGCGTGCAGTGGCTGccgcccctggagctgcctgcagagcagctggactaCCAGGTCCGCTATGCCATGAAGAAAAGCCATGACTGGAAG GTCCTGCAGGTTCCGCGAGCAGCGAGGAAAGAGGTCCTGGACCTGCGGCCAGGCTCCCGCTACCCCGCGCAGGTGCGGGCCCAGCCCAGCGGGCCGTGGT CGGGCAGCTGGAGCGCCGGGACCAAACCCGTTGTGGTTGATGCCGTGGCCGATGCgggtaaggggcagggctggag gggggcacggggcagggggctgcgaggggctcagagatggtggctctgggaaaggctACAGTTCCGGCATTCCTCCGCCGATGCAGGCTGGCTCAGCCCCAGTGTTACGGTGGTGCCGCTGCTCTTCTCAACAGcgctcctggggctgtgttgcaccttcccctccctctacaG CAACATGAAGCCGAAACTCCGGCCGCCCGTTCCTGAGCTGCACcgtgctctgggcagcttcctccaggaaagcagcaagcacGGCCAGGCCA GCCATGCCTTCGAAAAGCAGCCGCCAGAGGAGACCGTCCcgccctgcctgctggaggtgctgcccggCCCGCCGCCGGAGCACTCTGGGGGCCGCCTGTCCAGCACCGACATGGCCAACCAGTCCTACCTGCTCATGAGCGGCTGGGAGCCGCGGGCAGCCACGACCGCCCCCACCCCGCCATAA
- the LOC131568327 gene encoding serine/threonine-protein kinase PAK 1-like, protein MIEQEPPYLGESSGTATYLIATVGTPQLRQPKLLSALLRDFLSCCLQTDEEQRWSAKELLQHPFVTSAKPPFILAQVINSVKKTNNPNPKL, encoded by the exons atgatagaacaagaacctccttacttgggcgaaagttctggcacg gctacatacctgatagccacagtagggactccacagctgcggcagcccaagctcctctcggctttgctgcgtgacttcctgagctgctgcctgcagacagacgaagagcagcgctggtctgccaaggagctcctgcag catccatttgtaacttcagccaagccaccattcatcctggcacaagtcatcaactcagtgaagaagacgaataaccctaaccctaaactctaa